The nucleotide sequence GTCTTTTCCTGACCGGCGCAGTTCGTGTTCGAGTTCGTACGATTTGTCGAAATGTCGTTCGATCGCTTGCTTTCCCCGACCAGTGATAATCAACAGATCGTCGATTCCGGCAGCGACCGCTTCTTCGACTACGTATTGAATTGTCGGCTTATCCAGCACGGGCATCATTTCCTTCGGCTGGGCCTTCGTGACAGGGAGAAACCGGGTTCCGAATCCGGCAGCCGGTATTACGGCGGTTGTCACTTCCATGGGGGTCTTTACACTGAACGCCGTTATCAGGCTTTGCCTTGCTGCGTATACAGCCGCGCATAGGTGCCATCGTTTTTCAGTAGCTCTTCGTGGCCACCAGCTTCCACGATGTGGCCGTCTTCAAGCGCGAAGATACGATCCGCGTTTTTGACGGTCGAGAGCCGGTGCGCGATGACGATCAGCGTTCGTTCGCGTTCCATCGATTCGATCGCCTGCTGGATGTCGTGTTCGATTTCTGTATCGAGATCGCTGGTCGCTTCGTCCAACACGAGTAGATCCGCATCAGTCAGCAGGGCGCGAGCGAGTGCGACGCGTTGGCGCTGTCCGCCCGATAGTCGCACTCCGTCATCACCGAGGTCAGTTTGATATCCGTTCGGAAGATCCTCGAGGAATTCAGTAACCTGTGCCAGTTCACAGGCCCGCTGAACCTCCGCGTCGGTCGCTGACCGGTCTCCGACCGTTATGTTTCGACGGAGCGTCTCGTTAAAGATATAGGGGTGTTGGCGAACTACTGCGACTTGTTTACGCCACTTCGTCACATCGAACCGACTGATGTCTATATCGGACGCAGTAATGTTGCCTTCCTCTGGTTCGTATAGTCGGGCGAGAAGTGAGATGATCGTCGATTTCCCAGCACCGGAGGGACCGACAAACGCGACAAATTCGCCGGGGTCGATGTGCAACGAGATATTTTTGAGCACTCTTTCGTCGTGATTGTATGAGAAGGATACCTCGTTGAATCCGATGCTACCGACGCTATCCGGGAGTTCTTTGTCTCCTCCCATCGGTTCGCGGTTTCGTTCAAGCTTTGTAAGGAAACGCTTGGTACGAACGAGATGAGGCAGATCAACGCTGAGATGATACAGCAGATTGTTCAGGGTACTTACTCGTGGACCCAGCCGGAACAGAGCAAACAGGAACACACCCAGTGATCCGAGCGACAGTGATGGATTTTGCAGGCCAATATAGATCAAGACGAAAATCATAATCGCTGTCAACAGCTGATAGAAGTTGCGTATTGCGGCCTTGTTCCTGGTTGATTTCACTCTCGCGGTGCGAAACTGGGTCACAGCGTCCTCGAAAACGTCGATCAATTCCGGACGAAGGCCGAACAGCTTTACATCACGGATTCCCTGTGTACCAGCCTGTGCCGCGGATTGGATACGTTCGTTTGCGTCCGCGACACGGTCACCGATTTCATATCCCGACTCCAGAACGCGATCGAATCCGACCGATAGTACGGCGAAAACGGCCCCTGCAGCCAGTGTTAATATCGGTGCGAACGCAAGTGCGATCCCGAAGTACATCACAGCAAGCAGTCCCTGCTCAACGATTCTGAGCGTTGTCTGTAGTGACCGTCCAGCGTACTCGGCCTGTGTCACGATCGCGTTGAGTATATCGTCCGACCCCTCCTGATCGAAGTACGCGATCTTGGCCACCGTTGCTTGTTCGAACGCCCGCTGTTGTAAGTGCGCGGTGTAGTACGTCTCCATCGCCCCGCGGAGCCATCCGACAAGGAAACTCGATGTGTACCGGATCGACATGATGATTGCGACGCCGACGACCAGATACGCCATTGTGAAGGGCACGTCGAGCGCGAGATAGACGTCGGCGAACAGACCGAGCACGCCTGACGCCGTTTCCGGATCGGTTGACCCACGGGCGAGCTCGATGATCGGAAGGATGAATCCGAGGCCGATGCCCTCGAGAACTGCTGCGACGACGCTGATTAGGACCACTCCCGTCGCTAACTTCGGACGATACCGCATCGCGTCGAAAAGCGCAGCCAGCTTCGTTCGCCAGTGGATCTCGCCGTCCATCTATTCCAGTACTGTATCGTACGGCTGTGTCCATTAAACCCATTCGATCAGGCAATCTCAGCGCCTTGAATTACTTCTCGATGGGCCGGACTGCTTCGTACCATTCGATCGTCCGACGCAGTCCCTCCTCGAAGTCGGTCGTCGCTTCCCAGTCAAAGCGCTCTTTTGCACGCGACGTGTCGAGTCGTCGCCGTGGTTGGCCGTCCGGCTTCGACGTGTCCCATTCAATATCACCGTCAAAACCAGTCAAATCAGCAATCAGCTCAACAAGTTCCCTGATGCTGATCTCCATCCCGCTACCCAGGTTTACGGGATCGCTCTCGTCGTAGCGCTCGGCCGCGTCAAGGATCCCCGCCGCGGCGTCTTTCACGTACAAAAATTCCCTGGTTGGCTCTCCACTTCCCCAGGCTGTAATCGAGTCGTCTCCCCGTTCCCGGGCTTCGATACACTTCCTGATGATCGCGGGGATAACATGGGCGGTCTCGATGTCGAAGTCGTCACCTGGCCCGTAGAGATTGACCGGGAGTAAGTAGATGCTGTTAAACCCCCACTGTTTTCGGTACGCACGCGATTGAGTGAGCAAGGCTTTCTTCGCGATGCCATATGGGGCGTTGGTTTCCTCGGGGTATCCTTCATAGAGGTCCGTCTCGCTGAACGGGACTGGCGTATGCTTGGGATAGGCACAGATAGTTCCCAGGATTGTACACTTCTCGACATCGAACTGGCGGGCCAGTTCTAACAGCTCGATTCCCATGACTGCGTTGTCATAGAAGTACTGGCCAGGATTGGCTCGATTTGCACCGATACCGCCGACGGTCGCTGCGAGGTGGATCACCGTGTCCGCTTTCGAGTCGGACAGCGCCCGGCGGATATTTGCCCGTTCCCGGAGGTCGTACTCGTTGCTGTCCGGGACGAACACCGACACCGTCTCCGAGCGCGAACGCAGTTCTTCGATCAGGTGGCTACCGAGGAACCCGCTTCCACCAGTCACCATAACGGTCTTGCCATCCCAGAACGTGGTTGGTTCGCTCATCGCCAGTCCACCCGGCCGTCCCACTTCGATGGGTTGTTGGCATACCACGCGATCGTCCGACGGATCCCCTCCCGCCATGAAACGTTCGGCTCCCAACCGGTCTCGTCGTGAAGTTTTTCGTACCCGACTAGCAACTCTTCGACGTCACTGTCGCCCGGACGATATCTGTCTTCCGTCTGGACGATCTCGGGCTCGTCCCAGTATCCTTCTTCGGCACCGACTTCGAGGATCGTATTCGTCCACTTCCGCATCGAGATGTTCTCACCGTAGCCGTAGACGTACTCCTCGCCGGGATTTCCATCCAGAGCGACGTGCATGTGCCCTCGAACGCCATCGGAGACGAAACACATGTCTCGTTTGGGCGTGAGGTTGCCAAGCTCGATGATATCTCGTTCTAGGGCCTGTGTGATGATCGTCCCTGTAATGTATCGGGGGTTCTGTCGTGGCCCGTAGTTGTTGAACATTCGTGTGGTTACGCCGGGCAGGCCATAGGCGTCATGATAGTTCATCGTCAGAAAGTCCGCGGCGAGTTTCGAGGTTGCGTAGATCGACTTCGGATTGACCGGCGACCGTTCGTTGAGGAGAACCTGGCCGTCGTCGTGGTAATCATGCTTGTCAGCCATTCGGCTGTCGACGTTTCCGTATTCTTCGGAAG is from Halorhabdus sp. BNX81 and encodes:
- a CDS encoding ABC transporter ATP-binding protein, with translation MDGEIHWRTKLAALFDAMRYRPKLATGVVLISVVAAVLEGIGLGFILPIIELARGSTDPETASGVLGLFADVYLALDVPFTMAYLVVGVAIIMSIRYTSSFLVGWLRGAMETYYTAHLQQRAFEQATVAKIAYFDQEGSDDILNAIVTQAEYAGRSLQTTLRIVEQGLLAVMYFGIALAFAPILTLAAGAVFAVLSVGFDRVLESGYEIGDRVADANERIQSAAQAGTQGIRDVKLFGLRPELIDVFEDAVTQFRTARVKSTRNKAAIRNFYQLLTAIMIFVLIYIGLQNPSLSLGSLGVFLFALFRLGPRVSTLNNLLYHLSVDLPHLVRTKRFLTKLERNREPMGGDKELPDSVGSIGFNEVSFSYNHDERVLKNISLHIDPGEFVAFVGPSGAGKSTIISLLARLYEPEEGNITASDIDISRFDVTKWRKQVAVVRQHPYIFNETLRRNITVGDRSATDAEVQRACELAQVTEFLEDLPNGYQTDLGDDGVRLSGGQRQRVALARALLTDADLLVLDEATSDLDTEIEHDIQQAIESMERERTLIVIAHRLSTVKNADRIFALEDGHIVEAGGHEELLKNDGTYARLYTQQGKA
- a CDS encoding GDP-L-fucose synthase — protein: MSEPTTFWDGKTVMVTGGSGFLGSHLIEELRSRSETVSVFVPDSNEYDLRERANIRRALSDSKADTVIHLAATVGGIGANRANPGQYFYDNAVMGIELLELARQFDVEKCTILGTICAYPKHTPVPFSETDLYEGYPEETNAPYGIAKKALLTQSRAYRKQWGFNSIYLLPVNLYGPGDDFDIETAHVIPAIIRKCIEARERGDDSITAWGSGEPTREFLYVKDAAAGILDAAERYDESDPVNLGSGMEISIRELVELIADLTGFDGDIEWDTSKPDGQPRRRLDTSRAKERFDWEATTDFEEGLRRTIEWYEAVRPIEK
- a CDS encoding GDP-mannose 4,6-dehydratase — encoded protein: MNVERRFADRPVFITGADGFVGSHLTEQLVEFGANVHVFVRATSSGELRNIRHLRDSITIHRGDLRDAHSVKEALSVLADFSETIIFHLAAQAHVGDSWDRPYETIDTNVVGTLNLLQSIVDLDLDIAKFDTAGTSEEYGNVDSRMADKHDYHDDGQVLLNERSPVNPKSIYATSKLAADFLTMNYHDAYGLPGVTTRMFNNYGPRQNPRYITGTIITQALERDIIELGNLTPKRDMCFVSDGVRGHMHVALDGNPGEEYVYGYGENISMRKWTNTILEVGAEEGYWDEPEIVQTEDRYRPGDSDVEELLVGYEKLHDETGWEPNVSWREGIRRTIAWYANNPSKWDGRVDWR